Proteins encoded by one window of Melospiza melodia melodia isolate bMelMel2 chromosome 9, bMelMel2.pri, whole genome shotgun sequence:
- the TMEM72 gene encoding transmembrane protein 72 isoform X3, whose translation MPSHKPEFLAQAFWKRARCPGSFQKFLGYTLLSVACFLHPVLVWHVTIPGSMLVLTALAYFLLSKRRKSPGHKDMHPQAGHYVDPSGTEAAPTIIGDTEQTYTFHGAQREQHRSLLGHMKSILKGSKDSSSAPDTPVQPAAVPAPRKQVHFEEKVVQIIPSVSEDVEDVESEAEETTSDTTPILTPPDAPIIIAPLSSPGLF comes from the exons ATGCCAAG tcACAAGCCTGAATTCCTGGCACAGGCCTTCTGGAAGCGAGCTAGATGCCCAGGGAGCTTCCAGAAATTCCTGGGGTACACGCTGCTCTCAGTGGCTTGCTTCCTGCATCCCGTCCTTGTCTGGCATGTCACCATCCCTG GGTCCATGCTGGTGCTCACTGCCCTGGCCTACTTCCTGCTGAGCAAGAGGAGgaagagcccagggcacaaagacaTGCATCCCCAGGCGGGTCACTACGTGGACCCTTCAGGTACTGAGGCAGCCCCAACCATCATTGGTGACACTGAGCAGACCTACACCTTCCACGGGGCCCAGAGGGAGCAGCACCGCTCGCTTCTGGGCCATATGAAGAGCATCctgaagggcagcaaggacagcagctcagccccagaCACTCCTGTCCAGCCAGCAGCCGTGCCAGCGCCTCGCAAGCAAGTGCACTTTGAGGAGAAGGTGGTGCAGATCATCCCCTCTGTCAGCGAGGACGTGGAGGATGTGGAGAGTGAGGCTGAGGAGACCACATCAGACACAACACCCATCCTCACCCCACCTGATGCCCCCATCATCATCGcccctctcagctctcctggccTCTTCTGA
- the TMEM72 gene encoding transmembrane protein 72 isoform X1, with the protein MQHKALWSALEYTCRLLGISTAAVLIGVGVETLQRGQFKSLAFYLLFSGVAVTVCEGFFFISLFLEMCFTHKPEFLAQAFWKRARCPGSFQKFLGYTLLSVACFLHPVLVWHVTIPGSMLVLTALAYFLLSKRRKSPGHKDMHPQAGHYVDPSGTEAAPTIIGDTEQTYTFHGAQREQHRSLLGHMKSILKGSKDSSSAPDTPVQPAAVPAPRKQVHFEEKVVQIIPSVSEDVEDVESEAEETTSDTTPILTPPDAPIIIAPLSSPGLF; encoded by the exons TGCTGATCGGTGTGGGCGTCGAAACTCTGCAGCGAGGACAGTTTAAAAGCCTGGCTTTCTATCTGCT TTTTTCAGGGGTTGCAGTTACTGTCTGTGAAGGCTTCTTCTTTATCAGTTTGTTCCTGGAGATGTGCTTCAC tcACAAGCCTGAATTCCTGGCACAGGCCTTCTGGAAGCGAGCTAGATGCCCAGGGAGCTTCCAGAAATTCCTGGGGTACACGCTGCTCTCAGTGGCTTGCTTCCTGCATCCCGTCCTTGTCTGGCATGTCACCATCCCTG GGTCCATGCTGGTGCTCACTGCCCTGGCCTACTTCCTGCTGAGCAAGAGGAGgaagagcccagggcacaaagacaTGCATCCCCAGGCGGGTCACTACGTGGACCCTTCAGGTACTGAGGCAGCCCCAACCATCATTGGTGACACTGAGCAGACCTACACCTTCCACGGGGCCCAGAGGGAGCAGCACCGCTCGCTTCTGGGCCATATGAAGAGCATCctgaagggcagcaaggacagcagctcagccccagaCACTCCTGTCCAGCCAGCAGCCGTGCCAGCGCCTCGCAAGCAAGTGCACTTTGAGGAGAAGGTGGTGCAGATCATCCCCTCTGTCAGCGAGGACGTGGAGGATGTGGAGAGTGAGGCTGAGGAGACCACATCAGACACAACACCCATCCTCACCCCACCTGATGCCCCCATCATCATCGcccctctcagctctcctggccTCTTCTGA
- the TMEM72 gene encoding transmembrane protein 72 isoform X2 → MCFTHKPEFLAQAFWKRARCPGSFQKFLGYTLLSVACFLHPVLVWHVTIPGSMLVLTALAYFLLSKRRKSPGHKDMHPQAGHYVDPSGTEAAPTIIGDTEQTYTFHGAQREQHRSLLGHMKSILKGSKDSSSAPDTPVQPAAVPAPRKQVHFEEKVVQIIPSVSEDVEDVESEAEETTSDTTPILTPPDAPIIIAPLSSPGLF, encoded by the exons ATGTGCTTCAC tcACAAGCCTGAATTCCTGGCACAGGCCTTCTGGAAGCGAGCTAGATGCCCAGGGAGCTTCCAGAAATTCCTGGGGTACACGCTGCTCTCAGTGGCTTGCTTCCTGCATCCCGTCCTTGTCTGGCATGTCACCATCCCTG GGTCCATGCTGGTGCTCACTGCCCTGGCCTACTTCCTGCTGAGCAAGAGGAGgaagagcccagggcacaaagacaTGCATCCCCAGGCGGGTCACTACGTGGACCCTTCAGGTACTGAGGCAGCCCCAACCATCATTGGTGACACTGAGCAGACCTACACCTTCCACGGGGCCCAGAGGGAGCAGCACCGCTCGCTTCTGGGCCATATGAAGAGCATCctgaagggcagcaaggacagcagctcagccccagaCACTCCTGTCCAGCCAGCAGCCGTGCCAGCGCCTCGCAAGCAAGTGCACTTTGAGGAGAAGGTGGTGCAGATCATCCCCTCTGTCAGCGAGGACGTGGAGGATGTGGAGAGTGAGGCTGAGGAGACCACATCAGACACAACACCCATCCTCACCCCACCTGATGCCCCCATCATCATCGcccctctcagctctcctggccTCTTCTGA